The genomic interval CTTTGCCAAGAAGATACCGAGCCGCTTCCGAGGCAATCCGCCCCAAAGTATTAGTACTGGCGTCAATAGTAACGTTATTACGAATTATTTCTTTTGAGCTTAAAGTTCTAGTTTCCATAAAATTATTCTGCTTTCACTTCCGCCACCTCTTCGACGACTTCTGACTTATTCTCTGTGACTTTTGCCTTTTTCGGGGCCGTTTTTACAATAGTCTTCTTAACTTTCATATCTTCCTTAACAACCTTCTCCTTCTCAACTACATCATAAATAAAATCGACTTTAACCATCGGTGCTTTGTCTCCAACGCGAATACCAACTTTAGTTAATGATAAATAGCCGCTATTCCGAGCCGTCAGTTTAGCAGATGTATCAATAATTTTCTTGGCCAAATCTTTATTACCGGTTTCGGTAATTAAGCGACGCAGGGCGGTAAGACCACCAATTTTAGCGATAGTTACCAGATGATCCGCGTGACTTCGCAACCATTTAGCCTTTGCTTCAGTGGTCGTAATCCCATCTTCCAGGAACAAGGAACGCACCAAATTCCGAAGCAGTGAATTTCGATGGTCCCGATCGCGATTAAATTTTACTCGCTTTACTCTGTGACGCATAAATTATTAACGTAAACCTTCGCTTTTAAGCACGTCGGTAATTTCTTGGACTGATTTTTCGCCTAAGTTTTTGATTTTTAAAATTTTCTCATCTGGCAAGGCCCCTAAATCAGCCAAGGTTTTAAGATCAGCCCGTTTTAAGGCGTTAATCGTCCGAGTTGGCAGATTCAGTTCATCGAGTAGCACATCCGCGGCGGAAACAGTGCGGCCTCGAGCTTTCTTGGGAGCGGCTTCGGAAGCAACATTGGCGACCTCTTCAACCATGGAATCTTTACCGGAAGCAAGGCGCTCAAAAAATACTTGTAAAGTATTAGAGGCCGACATTAAAGCCGCTCTTGGTGAAATAGCACCGTTAGTGGTAATTTCTAAAATTAAACGGTCAAAATCGGATTTCTGGCCAATCCGGGCCGGCTCAATCTTATAGGTAACCAAAACGACCGGGGAAAAGAGACTATCGACTGCAATGACGCCGATTTTATTGCTTTCGTGATCCTCGGCAGTGGCGTAACCAATGCCTTTTTCAATCACTAACTCCGCTTCCAAATGAGCGCTTTTACTACCTAAAGTGGCGATGATCTGATCTTTATTAATCACTTCCAAGCCTTCGGGAAGATCTAAATCGGCTGCGGTAACAGTGGTTAAGCCCTTGGCATCTAAAGTAACCACAACCGGGTCAGTGCCTTCGTAATTAAAATGAATTGACTTCAAATTTAAAAGAATGTCGATAACATCCTCTTTAACCCCTGGAATATTGGTAAATTGATGAGTCACACCGGCAAATTTAATGGTGGTAATAGCGGCACCGGGAATGCTGCTCAGCAACATGCGGCGCAAACTGGTTCCTAAAGTATGACCAAATCCCGCCGGAAGTGGTTCTAAAGCGAATTTTCCATAAGTGGCGTTTTCCACTTCGGCTTTAATTTTGGCATCGCTTGGTTGAAGCATAAATTTAATCCTATCTGGAGTAATACTCCACAATTAATTGTTCCTCATAATCGGCGTCAATTTGATCTCGAGTTGGAAGGGCCACTACTTTGGCCGTCGCAGACTGCGCGTTTAATTCTAACCAAGTTGGTAATTTATAATCGGAACGAATAACAGCTCCCGCGAGCGTTAAAGTATCATTAACACCAACACTGTAACTAGGATGCGTAACTTTAATGCCATTAACCGTAGCTTTACCGGAGACTATGGATTTACGAGCAGCGGCCCGCGACATCGCCAAACCACTTCTAAACATAGCATTATCAAGGCGTCGCTCCAAAAGATTTAATAAAACCTCACCGGTTACTCCGGTTACCCGAGCCGCTTCTTCATAATAGTTTCTAAAAGCTCGTTCTAAAAGTCCGTAGGCTCGCTTAACCCGTTGTTTAGCCCGCAGTTGTAACCCAAAGGCGGAAGGCCGTCGTTTGGCATTACCGTGCATTCCTGGTGCTTGTTGCTTTTTATTTAAAGCGCACTTAGGCCCACTACAACGCAGTCCCTTTAGGAATAGCTTTACCCCCTCGCGACGACATAATCTGCATTTTGGTCCGGTGTATCTAGACATAAATTAAACGCGCCTCCGTTTCTCGGGCCTACAACCATTGTGAGGAATCGGGGTTACATCGGCAATTGACGTGACCTGAAGCCCAGCGGCCCGTAAACTCTTGATAGCATTTACACGACCCGATCCCGGTCCTTTAACGAAAATACTAACCTCCCGAATTCCGCGATCTAAAGCCTTTTTAGCGACTTGCTCGGCCGCCATGGAAGCGGCGTACGGGGTAGCTCTTTTAGAACCTTTAAAGCCGCTGGAACCGCTGCTACTCCAAGCCACTACTTTATCATCACCAGTCGTAATCGTAATAATAGTATTATTAAACCCCGCCATAATGTGGGCCTTGCCGTACGGATTACTATTTACTTTTATTGCAGTGTTCGCCATAATATTATGTCTTTTCTAATGATTTCTTACCACCGGAGCCACCAACTGTAATCTTCTTACCACGACGAGTTCGGGCGTTAGTCCGAGTTCGTTGCCCACGGGACGGTAAATTCCTTTTGTGGCGCCAACCTCGGTAACTGCCAATATCTTTTAAGCGACGGATATTAGAAGCCACGGTGCGACGTAATTCGCCTTCAGTCACAATGTGATTTTTTTCTACAATTGCTCGTAACTTGGCCAAATCCTCATCGGTGAGATCTTTTACCATTAAATACTCCGAAATTCCCGCTTCTTTAAGAATCTTTTGAGAATTAGGAATTCCAATCCCGTAAATATAGGTTAAAGCGACTTTCATTCGCTTATTATTTGGTAAATCTACTCCTACAAGTCTAGCCATAATTTAACCTTGTCGTTGTTTGTGCTTTGGGTTTGAGCAGATAACCCGAACCACGCCTTCTCGGCGAATTACTTTACATTTTTGACAAATTTTCTTAACGGAAGCGCGCACTTTCATGTTAATAAATCATTTACTCCTAAAAACGATCCGACCACGAGTTAAGTCGTGCGGACTAAACTCCACTCTTACACGGTCTCCTAT from candidate division WWE3 bacterium carries:
- the rplQ gene encoding 50S ribosomal protein L17 encodes the protein MRHRVKRVKFNRDRDHRNSLLRNLVRSLFLEDGITTTEAKAKWLRSHADHLVTIAKIGGLTALRRLITETGNKDLAKKIIDTSAKLTARNSGYLSLTKVGIRVGDKAPMVKVDFIYDVVEKEKVVKEDMKVKKTIVKTAPKKAKVTENKSEVVEEVAEVKAE
- a CDS encoding DNA-directed RNA polymerase subunit alpha, with product MLQPSDAKIKAEVENATYGKFALEPLPAGFGHTLGTSLRRMLLSSIPGAAITTIKFAGVTHQFTNIPGVKEDVIDILLNLKSIHFNYEGTDPVVVTLDAKGLTTVTAADLDLPEGLEVINKDQIIATLGSKSAHLEAELVIEKGIGYATAEDHESNKIGVIAVDSLFSPVVLVTYKIEPARIGQKSDFDRLILEITTNGAISPRAALMSASNTLQVFFERLASGKDSMVEEVANVASEAAPKKARGRTVSAADVLLDELNLPTRTINALKRADLKTLADLGALPDEKILKIKNLGEKSVQEITDVLKSEGLR
- the rpsD gene encoding 30S ribosomal protein S4, which encodes MSRYTGPKCRLCRREGVKLFLKGLRCSGPKCALNKKQQAPGMHGNAKRRPSAFGLQLRAKQRVKRAYGLLERAFRNYYEEAARVTGVTGEVLLNLLERRLDNAMFRSGLAMSRAAARKSIVSGKATVNGIKVTHPSYSVGVNDTLTLAGAVIRSDYKLPTWLELNAQSATAKVVALPTRDQIDADYEEQLIVEYYSR
- the rpsK gene encoding 30S ribosomal protein S11, whose protein sequence is MANTAIKVNSNPYGKAHIMAGFNNTIITITTGDDKVVAWSSSGSSGFKGSKRATPYAASMAAEQVAKKALDRGIREVSIFVKGPGSGRVNAIKSLRAAGLQVTSIADVTPIPHNGCRPEKRRRV
- the rpsM gene encoding 30S ribosomal protein S13, translating into MARLVGVDLPNNKRMKVALTYIYGIGIPNSQKILKEAGISEYLMVKDLTDEDLAKLRAIVEKNHIVTEGELRRTVASNIRRLKDIGSYRGWRHKRNLPSRGQRTRTNARTRRGKKITVGGSGGKKSLEKT
- the rpmJ gene encoding 50S ribosomal protein L36 — protein: MKVRASVKKICQKCKVIRREGVVRVICSNPKHKQRQG